In Flavobacterium sp. WV_118_3, one DNA window encodes the following:
- a CDS encoding FIST N-terminal domain-containing protein → MKTALLCYQDGAFTSVRNDEALVFSEAQLVMGFGAPELVSAPESYDFLKQQFPSANIVLCSSSGEIYDKEVRDGTITISASTFVSTTMATAMVAIDDFTSAYDAGKALIQRMPVVGLRLVLVLSDGGKVNGSELVKGMNAVKPDHVLITGGLAGDADRFEKTYVGLNGYPEPGKIVAIGFYGEKLVLSHGSLGGWEAFGLERIVTRSEQNIVYEIDHKNALDLYINYLGEYAAELPGSALLFPLSLTLEGSNETVVRTILSIDNVAKTMTFAGDLPEGSKVKFMRANFDKLIDAASDAAGSCLMIAQASPKLALLISCVGRKIILGNRIEEEVEAVAEMFGTQTVLTGFYSYGEISPLQPFSNCEFHNQTMTITGLNEME, encoded by the coding sequence ATGAAAACGGCTTTGTTATGTTATCAGGACGGAGCTTTTACCAGTGTAAGAAACGATGAGGCACTCGTTTTTTCCGAAGCGCAGCTGGTAATGGGCTTTGGCGCTCCCGAATTGGTTAGCGCCCCGGAATCTTACGATTTTTTAAAACAGCAGTTCCCATCAGCCAATATCGTTTTATGTTCGTCTTCCGGTGAGATTTACGACAAGGAAGTGCGCGACGGTACCATTACCATCAGCGCCAGTACATTTGTGTCTACTACGATGGCAACAGCTATGGTGGCTATCGATGATTTTACATCGGCCTATGATGCCGGGAAGGCACTCATCCAACGTATGCCGGTTGTCGGTTTGCGATTGGTGTTGGTATTGTCCGATGGCGGTAAAGTAAACGGTAGTGAGCTGGTGAAAGGAATGAATGCGGTGAAACCCGATCATGTGTTGATCACCGGTGGATTAGCAGGCGATGCCGATCGGTTTGAAAAGACCTATGTCGGATTAAACGGTTATCCCGAACCGGGAAAAATTGTAGCTATTGGTTTTTATGGCGAAAAACTGGTGTTGTCACACGGTTCGTTGGGAGGATGGGAGGCTTTTGGATTGGAACGTATTGTAACCCGATCCGAACAAAACATCGTATATGAAATTGATCATAAAAATGCGCTGGATTTGTATATCAATTATCTCGGGGAATATGCCGCCGAATTACCGGGTTCAGCATTGCTCTTTCCATTATCGCTTACGTTGGAAGGTAGTAACGAAACCGTGGTACGGACCATACTTTCTATTGATAACGTCGCTAAAACAATGACGTTCGCCGGAGATTTGCCCGAAGGAAGTAAGGTGAAATTTATGAGGGCGAATTTTGATAAACTGATCGATGCTGCCAGTGATGCCGCCGGTTCCTGTCTTATGATAGCCCAGGCCAGTCCTAAACTTGCATTATTGATCAGTTGTGTGGGACGGAAAATAATATTAGGAAACAGAATAGAGGAAGAGGTCGAGGCCGTAGCCGAGATGTTTGGCACGCAAACAGTATTAACCGGATTTTATTCCTACGGAGAGATATCGCCTTTACAGCCTTTTTCAAATTGTGAATTTCATAACCAGACGATGACAATCACAGGACTTAATGAAATGGAATAA